A segment of the Sulfitobacter sp. D7 genome:
CGCACAGGCCGCACGCAGGGCCAGCATCTCGGCATGGGCGGTGGGATCGTTGCGCGCGCGGGTTTCGTTGCCTGCCGTCGCGACGATCTGCCCTTCGGGTGAGACGACAACCGCCCCCACCGGCACCTCGCCACGCGCGGCAGCGGCGCGGGCCTCGGCCAGCGCCTGACCCATATATGAGCGAAACTCCATTCCGTCACATGGCCGCAAACGCCACCCTTTCGCAAGCCCGTGAAACAGGGTAAGCGCAGTGTATGAACGCAAAAACGCCCCCCTCCGGCTCCGGCCCGCAAAACACCGACACCGATGCTGACGCCAGCACATCCAAGGGCGACCGCATCGCCAAGGTGCTGTCGCGCGCCGGTATTGCCTCGCGCCGCGAGGCCGAGCGCATGATCGAAGCGGGCCGCGTGCGCGTGAACGGAGAGCAGATCACCTCGCCCGCGCTGAACGTCACACCTGAGGATAAGATCACCGTCGACAACACCCCCGTCGGCGCGCCCGAGCCGCCGCGCATCTGGCTTTATCACAAGCCCACCGGGCTGGTGACGACAAACTCTGACGAGAAGGGCCGCGAAACGATCTTTGATGCCCTGCCCGAGGACATGCCCCGCGTGATGACCGTAGGCCGGCTTGACCTCAATTCCGAAGGGCTTTTGCTGCTGACCAACGATGGCGGCGTGAAACGCAAACTGGAACTGCCCAGCACCGGCTGGCTGCGCCGCTACCGCGCGCGGGTGAATGGCCGCCCCACGGATGAAATGCTGGAGCCTCTGCGCCGCGGCATCACCGTGGAGGGCGAAAATTTCCAGCCGATGGACGTGACATTGGACCGCCAGCAAGGCGCGAACGCCTGGCTGACCATCGGCCTGCGCGAAGGCCGCAACCGCGAGATTCGCCGCGCGATGGAGGCCGTGGGACTGACTGTGAACCGACTGATCCGCATCTCTTACGGCCCGTTCCAATTGGGCGAGCTGAAGATCGGCGAGGTGGAAGAACTGCGTCGCAAGGTCGTGCGCGATCAACTGGGCCTTGAGTTGGAAGACCCCAGCGGCACCGCTGTGAAAAAGCCCACGGGTCTACGCCGCCCGCCACGCCGCAAACCCGGCGGCTTCGGGGGCGCGGGCCAGCCCGGTCTGCCCGTACAACCCGGCGAAGATGACGAACCGCCGCCCCGCCGTGGTGGCGGCAAGGCGAAGAATGCACCGCGTGGCAAGGCAGCCCAAGGCAGGCCCAGTGGTAAATCCAGTGGTAAACCCAGCGGCAAACCGGGGGCGCGTCCCGCAGGGCGCCCCAGTGCGAAGCCGGACGGCAAACCGGGGCCAAAGCCCGGTGGCCGGGGGCCAAAACCCCGCCGCTGACCGGCGCTGCCCCAAGTTGCCCTGCGCGTTTCCGGAACGCTGCCGACCTGCGTGCGTTGAATAGAGAACGGCAGGGCAAGATCAGCGCGAAACCGCTGGCAGAAAAGGGCAATATGTTGCGAATAGTGATGTTTTTGGTGGCCTTGGCCGCGCTCGTGGTTATCATCCTCGGCGCGGCCTCGCTCTTGGGGCGCGCGGCTGACAGTGCCGGCACGGCGCTGCGCCCGATCTGGGGCGGCGAGAGGGGGAACATGATGGCGCCAACGACCTTTCAGAAAATCGCCTTTGGGGCGTTGCTGGTTTTGCTGCTTGGGCTGACCAGCGGTTTTCTCGGGGGGCTTTGATCCATGGCGCAGCGCTTTGGCGGCAAATATAGCCCCGACACGGACGCCACCCCCGGCAGCACACCGCGCAAGACCCGCCGCCTGCGGGTCGATCCTGTGGGCGGGCGGGTGAACCTGATGTTCTTGCCCCCGGTCCTGCTGGCTGGAACCTCGCTTATCGGTGGCGCGGGCACGCTGGTCCTTGGCCTTTGCGGGGCGTTTTTGTTGGCCTCGGGCGTCTGGCTACTGCGCGACGGACTGCTGGCCGAGGCGGAATACCACGAACGCAAAGTTGCCCGCCGCCCGGTCCTGCCGCGCAAAATTCTGGCCGCAGTATTGGCGGGTGCTGGCGCGGCCCTTGCTGCATACAGCAATGACCCGAGCCTTATCGCAGCCCTGCTCTACGGCCTCGCGGCCACGGCCCTGCACCTTGCGGCATTTGGCATTGATCCCTTGCAGAACAAAGGCATGGAGGGGATCGACACCTTCCAGCAAGACCGCGTCGCCCGCGTGGTAGATGAGGCCGAAAAGCTGCTCTCGGGCATGAGCCAAGCGATCTTGCGTGCAGGCGACCGGCGCGCCGAAGCACGGCTGGCCGAGTTCCAAGAAACCGCCCGCCATTTGATCCGCACCGTCGAAGAAGACCCCCGCGACCTGACCGCCGCCCGCAAATACCTTGTCGTCTATCTGCGCGGCGCGCATGATGCGACGGTGAAATTCGCCGACCTCTATGCCCGCAACCAAGACGCGCAAGCCCGCGACGACTACCTCGCTTTGCTCGACGATCTGGATCAGAACTTTGCCGCCCGCACAGCGAAGTCCCTGCTGGACGACCGCAGCGATCTGAACGTGGAAATCGACGTGCTGCGTGAACGCCTCTCCCGCGAGGGGGTCCGACTGGAACAGCCCGCCCCTGCAAATACCAAGGAAGATCAGTGATGACCGATGCCCTCCGTGAAAAAGCTGCCCAATCGCAAGGGTTGGTGGAAGAAGTGAACGCAACCGTTTTGCCCGAACCGGCGGATGCCAATGCCATCGTGCCATTGGCCAAAGCCGATGCAGCACAGAGCGCGGAAATCCAAAAGCGTATGGCCGAGATCGACGTGACCGATACGCAGTCCATCGTCAGTTTCGGCTCTGCCGCGCAGGCCGAGTTGCAAGAAATCAGCCAATCCATGCTGGCCGATGTGCGCAACAAGGATGTCGGCCCCGCGGGCGATAGCCTGCGCACCATGGTCAGCGCGATCCGCGGCTTCTCGGTCTCTGAGTTGGACGTGCGGCGCAAACAAAGCTGGTGGGAAAAACTGCTGGGCCGCGCCACCCCATTCGCCAAATTCACCGCGCGTTTCGAAGAGGTACAAGGCCAGATCGACCGGATCACCGACAACCTGCTGGCGCATGAGCATACGCTGTTGAAAGACATCAAATCGCTCGACCTGCTTTATGAAAAGACGCTGCAATTCTACGACGAACTGGCGCTTTATATCTCGGCCGGTGAGGCCAAGATCGAAGAGTTGGATCACAAGACCATCCCCGCCAAACAGACCGCGCTGGATAAGGCGAACGAAGACGATCAGGTGATGCGGGCGCAGGAACTCCGTGATCTGCGTGCCGCCCGCGATGATCTGGAGCGTCGGGTGCATGATCTGAAACTGACACGTCAGGTCACCATGCAATCCCTGCCTTCGATCCGTCTGGTGCAGGAGAACGACAAAAGCCTCGTGACCAAGATCAACTCGACCTTGGTGAACACCGTACCGCTGTGGGAAACGCAACTGGCCCAAGCCGTCACCATCCAGCGCAGCGGTGACGCGGCCAATGCGGTGCGCGAGGCGAATGACCTGACCAACGAATTGCTCACCTCCAACGCCAAGAACCTGCGTGACAGCAACAAGGTGATCCGTCAGGAAATGGAGCGCGGCGTCTTCGACATCGAAGCGGTGAAACAGGCCAACGAAGACCTGATCGGCACCATCGAAGAATCCCTGCAGATCGCCGATGAAGGCAAGGCAAAACGCGCCAATGCCGAGAAGGAGTTGCAGGAAATGGAAGGCCGTCTGCGCGACACACTGGCCGCCGCCAAGGCCCGCGAAACGGGCTTGGGCGACACCACAGGCAACGCGGTGCCAAGCTAAGACCGACGTGAGGGAACAGGTAATGCAAGAACGTCTGCGCAGAAAACTGCGCGCCGGGGGGGCGCTGGCGCTCAGCATGCTATTGCTGGCCTGCGCCGAACCCGCGCCCGTCTTGCAACAGGTCGCCAAGCCGCAGGCCCGCCCTGCGGCCAAGCCCCCCTCTCCGGCTGTGGTGGCCAAACCCACTTCGCAAAAAAGCGCCATGCTGCGCAGCTATTTGCATCAGGTCGAGAAGGCTCAGTTGAGCCAGGATTTGCTGCGCCAAGACGGCGGCGGTGATGACACGCCCTTTACCAGCGAAATGCTGGTCCGCAACTTTGAGCAGATCGCCCTTTATAACGAATATGACGGCAATTTTTCCGGCCACGGTGGGGCCAGCCCCCTGCGCCGCTGGGAAGGGCCTGTGCACATGCAGATCATCTTTGGTGATAGCATCCCCCCGTCGCAACGCCGCTCTGACACCACCAACATCAAGGCTTTCGCGCGACGCCTTGCCCGGGTTACGGGGCATCCGATCTCAACGACAGGTACGCCTAATTTCATAGTGGTTGTGGCTTCTGAAGATGACCGGGTCGATGCTTTGACCCATGCTGCGGAAAAGGTCGCGGGCGTTAGCCCATCGTCGCTCCGTGCGATGCGCAACATGCGCCGCGACACCTATTGCGCCGTGGCCGCCTATGCCGCAGGCGACAACCCGAATGTCTATACCGCCGCCGTGGCGGTGATCCGCTCGGAAAACCCCGGGTTGCTGCGGCTGTCGTGCATCCACGAAGAACTGGCCCAAGGCTTGGGTCTGGCCAATGACAGCCCCGCCGCGCGCCCGTCGATCTTTAACGATGACGACGAATTCGCCTTGCTGACCAAACACGACGAACTCCTGCTCAAGATGCTCTATGACAAGCGTCTGCGCCCCGGCATGACGGCAGAGCAGGTCAACCCGATCACCCGGATCATCGCACGCGAGTTGACGGACGGGCCGGTGTAACGCAGCTTTACGACGAAAGAATAAGGACCATCCCCATGGGCATTTTCGATTTCCTCTCCGGCCAGTTCATCGACGTCATTCACTGGACCGACGACACCCGCGACACCATGGTTTGGCGGTTCGAGCGTGAGGGCCATGAGATCAAATACGGCGCCAAGCTGACGGTGCGCGAGGGGCAAGCGGCGGTCTTTGTGCATGAGGGGCAGTTGGCGGATGTCTTCACCCCCGGTCTCTATATGCTTGAGACCAACAACATGCCGATCATGACCTCGCTTCAGCATTGGGACCATGGCTTCAAAAGCCCGTTCAAGTCCGAGATCTATTTCGTCAACACCACCCGGTTCAATGATCTGAAATGGGGCACCAAGAACCCGATCATCGCCCGCGATCCTGAGTTCGGCCCCGTGCGCCTGCGCGCCTATGGCACCTACTCCGTCCGCGTGAGCGACCCAGCGAAGTTCCTGACCGAGATTGTCGGCACCGATGGTGAATTCACCATGGATGAAATCTCTTACCAAATCCGCAACATCATCGTGCAGGCCTTTTCCCGCACGCTAGCCTCCTCTGGTATCCCGGTGCTCGACATGGCCGCCAACACGCGCGAGCTGGGCCAATTGGTCGGCAAGGATATTGCCGCGCAGATCGCCGAATACGGGCTGGCGATGCCCGAGCTCTACATCGAGAACATTTCCCTCCCGCCCGCGGTAGAGGCGGTGATGGACAAACGCACCTCCATGGGCGTGGTCGGAAATCTAAACGAATACATGCAGTTCCAAGCGGCTGAGGCGCTTGGCCGCGATGGCGCGGGCGGGGCGGCGATGCAAACCGGCCTCGGCGCGGGTCTGGGCATGAGCATGGCGCAGGCGGCCAGCGCACAGGCCGGCCCTTGGGGCGCGCGCCCTGCCCCCACCGCTGCGGCCCCCGTGCCGCCGCCCCCGCCGCCGGTCGAAAAGGTCTGGCATATCGCCAAAGATGGCGCGACCTCCGGGCCCTTTTCCAAGGCCGCGATGGGCCGCAAAGTGACCGAAGGCAGCCTCGGGCGCGATGCTCTGGTCTGGACGCCGGGCCAAGATGGTTGGCA
Coding sequences within it:
- a CDS encoding pseudouridine synthase, which produces MNAKTPPSGSGPQNTDTDADASTSKGDRIAKVLSRAGIASRREAERMIEAGRVRVNGEQITSPALNVTPEDKITVDNTPVGAPEPPRIWLYHKPTGLVTTNSDEKGRETIFDALPEDMPRVMTVGRLDLNSEGLLLLTNDGGVKRKLELPSTGWLRRYRARVNGRPTDEMLEPLRRGITVEGENFQPMDVTLDRQQGANAWLTIGLREGRNREIRRAMEAVGLTVNRLIRISYGPFQLGELKIGEVEELRRKVVRDQLGLELEDPSGTAVKKPTGLRRPPRRKPGGFGGAGQPGLPVQPGEDDEPPPRRGGGKAKNAPRGKAAQGRPSGKSSGKPSGKPGARPAGRPSAKPDGKPGPKPGGRGPKPRR
- a CDS encoding 5-bromo-4-chloroindolyl phosphate hydrolysis family protein gives rise to the protein MAQRFGGKYSPDTDATPGSTPRKTRRLRVDPVGGRVNLMFLPPVLLAGTSLIGGAGTLVLGLCGAFLLASGVWLLRDGLLAEAEYHERKVARRPVLPRKILAAVLAGAGAALAAYSNDPSLIAALLYGLAATALHLAAFGIDPLQNKGMEGIDTFQQDRVARVVDEAEKLLSGMSQAILRAGDRRAEARLAEFQETARHLIRTVEEDPRDLTAARKYLVVYLRGAHDATVKFADLYARNQDAQARDDYLALLDDLDQNFAARTAKSLLDDRSDLNVEIDVLRERLSREGVRLEQPAPANTKEDQ
- a CDS encoding toxic anion resistance protein, which encodes MTDALREKAAQSQGLVEEVNATVLPEPADANAIVPLAKADAAQSAEIQKRMAEIDVTDTQSIVSFGSAAQAELQEISQSMLADVRNKDVGPAGDSLRTMVSAIRGFSVSELDVRRKQSWWEKLLGRATPFAKFTARFEEVQGQIDRITDNLLAHEHTLLKDIKSLDLLYEKTLQFYDELALYISAGEAKIEELDHKTIPAKQTALDKANEDDQVMRAQELRDLRAARDDLERRVHDLKLTRQVTMQSLPSIRLVQENDKSLVTKINSTLVNTVPLWETQLAQAVTIQRSGDAANAVREANDLTNELLTSNAKNLRDSNKVIRQEMERGVFDIEAVKQANEDLIGTIEESLQIADEGKAKRANAEKELQEMEGRLRDTLAAAKARETGLGDTTGNAVPS
- a CDS encoding DUF2927 domain-containing protein, translating into MQERLRRKLRAGGALALSMLLLACAEPAPVLQQVAKPQARPAAKPPSPAVVAKPTSQKSAMLRSYLHQVEKAQLSQDLLRQDGGGDDTPFTSEMLVRNFEQIALYNEYDGNFSGHGGASPLRRWEGPVHMQIIFGDSIPPSQRRSDTTNIKAFARRLARVTGHPISTTGTPNFIVVVASEDDRVDALTHAAEKVAGVSPSSLRAMRNMRRDTYCAVAAYAAGDNPNVYTAAVAVIRSENPGLLRLSCIHEELAQGLGLANDSPAARPSIFNDDDEFALLTKHDELLLKMLYDKRLRPGMTAEQVNPITRIIARELTDGPV
- a CDS encoding SPFH domain-containing protein yields the protein MGIFDFLSGQFIDVIHWTDDTRDTMVWRFEREGHEIKYGAKLTVREGQAAVFVHEGQLADVFTPGLYMLETNNMPIMTSLQHWDHGFKSPFKSEIYFVNTTRFNDLKWGTKNPIIARDPEFGPVRLRAYGTYSVRVSDPAKFLTEIVGTDGEFTMDEISYQIRNIIVQAFSRTLASSGIPVLDMAANTRELGQLVGKDIAAQIAEYGLAMPELYIENISLPPAVEAVMDKRTSMGVVGNLNEYMQFQAAEALGRDGAGGAAMQTGLGAGLGMSMAQAASAQAGPWGARPAPTAAAPVPPPPPPVEKVWHIAKDGATSGPFSKAAMGRKVTEGSLGRDALVWTPGQDGWQRAEDVAELAQLFTVMPPPPPPA